A single region of the Bartonella harrusi genome encodes:
- a CDS encoding phage tail sheath subtilisin-like domain-containing protein: protein MTTGFLHGVEVVEVDDGTRPLRAVQSAVIGIVGTAPDADEQAFPLNTPVLVTGSLSQAAKLDKTGKRQGTLPNALDLIFKQVGAIVVVVRVQEGDNENATLTNVLGGVNTNGAYEGVHALIGAQSLLGQTPRILIAPGFTHKRPVSLSKIDVTNKGSGYTQATVKIAGGAKAEAILANGQVTSIVLKDNGFDYQTAPNVVIEGDGTGATAKAEISATSNPVAAELIGIAERLRAIVVIDAPNTTDEAALDAAKDFDSKRAVIVDPFVKVNRDGEIIEQPASAAVAGVIAKTDFTHGFWHSPSNKVINGIVGITRPIDFSIGDRSSRANLLNEQNITTIIRENGYRLWGNRTLSSDTKFAFLSVVRTADMINDAILRGHMWAVDRNIKKTYMSDVSESVNAYLRDLKAQGAILGGQCTPDPELNTASAIESGRVYFNVEFTPTTPAEHITFRSRIINDYLEEIF, encoded by the coding sequence ATGACAACAGGTTTTTTACACGGTGTTGAAGTTGTCGAGGTGGACGATGGAACGCGTCCCCTTCGTGCGGTTCAATCGGCAGTTATCGGCATTGTCGGCACAGCACCCGATGCCGATGAACAGGCTTTTCCCCTCAATACACCGGTGTTGGTTACCGGTTCACTTTCACAAGCAGCAAAACTGGATAAAACAGGAAAACGTCAAGGCACCCTACCCAATGCTCTTGATCTTATTTTTAAGCAAGTGGGTGCCATTGTTGTTGTCGTGCGTGTGCAAGAAGGTGATAACGAAAATGCAACATTGACCAATGTTTTAGGCGGTGTGAACACCAATGGTGCTTATGAAGGTGTGCATGCTTTGATTGGAGCACAATCCCTGCTTGGACAAACACCACGCATTCTGATTGCTCCAGGCTTTACCCATAAACGCCCCGTTAGCCTTAGCAAGATTGATGTCACCAACAAAGGCAGCGGTTATACCCAAGCAACTGTTAAAATTGCCGGCGGTGCAAAAGCAGAAGCAATCCTTGCCAATGGACAAGTAACCTCGATTGTTCTCAAGGACAATGGCTTTGATTATCAAACCGCCCCCAATGTAGTGATTGAAGGTGATGGCACTGGCGCAACAGCAAAAGCCGAAATCAGTGCAACCTCTAATCCTGTAGCAGCAGAGTTGATTGGCATTGCCGAACGTCTGCGCGCTATTGTGGTCATTGACGCACCAAACACAACCGATGAAGCAGCTCTTGATGCTGCAAAGGATTTTGATTCAAAACGCGCTGTTATTGTTGATCCTTTTGTAAAGGTGAATCGTGATGGAGAAATCATAGAACAGCCCGCAAGTGCGGCGGTTGCTGGTGTCATTGCCAAAACAGATTTCACACATGGTTTTTGGCATTCCCCTTCAAACAAAGTGATCAATGGCATTGTAGGAATTACCCGCCCGATTGATTTTTCCATTGGTGACAGATCAAGCCGTGCCAACCTTCTCAATGAACAAAACATCACAACAATTATTCGTGAGAATGGTTATCGTCTTTGGGGCAATCGCACCCTTTCAAGCGATACAAAATTCGCTTTCTTATCCGTTGTGAGAACCGCGGATATGATCAATGACGCCATCTTGCGTGGGCACATGTGGGCGGTCGACCGCAATATCAAAAAAACCTACATGAGTGATGTGAGTGAAAGCGTCAATGCCTATTTGCGTGATTTGAAAGCACAAGGTGCCATTCTTGGTGGGCAGTGCACGCCTGATCCAGAGTTGAATACAGCAAGCGCCATTGAGAGCGGCAGAGTCTATTTCAATGTTGAATTTACACCAACAACACCAGCAGAACATATCACCTTCCGTTCACGCATCATCAATGATTACCTAGAGGAGATCTTTTAA